One part of the Vicia villosa cultivar HV-30 ecotype Madison, WI linkage group LG6, Vvil1.0, whole genome shotgun sequence genome encodes these proteins:
- the LOC131609914 gene encoding thioredoxin-like 1-1, chloroplastic, producing the protein MAEILIKTSLVSSWHGNRNQQLQRASMVPSLKLKSQFLRSSFSSEFHGKKAIFRVNRSIPKRVNSQFSVSAAPKMTLRIGKAQKWWEKGLQPNMREVTSAQDLVDSLLNAGDKLVIVDFFSPGCGGCKALHPKICQFAEMNPDVEFLSVNYEEHKSMCYSLSVHVLPFFRFYRGAQGRVCSFSCTNATIKKFRDALAKHTPERCSLGPTKGLEEKELIALSQNKDLSFTYTPQPLPANEELGTEAVPASSESLPLQSLTSNSESLERTLTSAGR; encoded by the exons atGGCTGAAATTTTGATCAAGACTAGCTTGGTTTCTTCTTGGCATGGAAACAGAAATCAACAACTTCAAAGGGCTTCCATGGTTCCATCTTTGAAGCTGAAATCTCAGTTTCTCAGATCTTCTTTTTCATCTGAGTTTCATGGCAAAAAGGCTATCTTTCGTGTAAATAGATCAATACCTAAAAGGGTCAATTCACAGTTTTCAGTTTCTGCTGCTCCTAAG ATGACACTTAGAATAGGGAAAGCTCAGAAATGGTGGGAAAAGGGTCTTCAGCCTAACATGAGAGAGGTGACTTCAGCACAAGATCTTGTAGATTCACTTTTAAACGCAGGGGACAAGCTTGTGATTGTTGATTTTTTCTCTCCTGGTTGTGGTGGATGCAAAGCCCTTCATCCTAAG ATATGTCAATTTGCTGAGATGAATCCTGATGTTGAGTTCCTTTCTGTGAACTATGAGGAGCATAAATCCATGTGTTACAGCCTTAGTGTTCATGTGCTTCCTTTCTTCCGGTTCTATAGAGGCGCGCAGGGTCGCGTATGCAGCTTTAGCTGCACCAATGCCACG ATCAAGAAGTTTAGAGATGCATTGGCGAAACACACTCCAGAAAGATGCAGCTTGGGGCCAACCAAAGGGTTAGAGGAGAAAGAGCTCATAGCTCTATCTCAAAACAAAGATCTTTCCTTTACATACACACCTCAACCTCTGCCTGCAAATGAAGAGTTGGGGACCGAAGCTGTCCCTGCGAGTTCAGAGTCGCTTCCTTTACAGTCATTGACGTCGAATTCTGAATCGTTGGAGAGAACTCTAACCAGTGCTGGAAGATGA